In the genome of Pempheris klunzingeri isolate RE-2024b chromosome 11, fPemKlu1.hap1, whole genome shotgun sequence, one region contains:
- the ccnt1 gene encoding cyclin-T1 isoform X1: MAASFRSLPASCNNKWYYTRQQIDNSPSRRAGLDPDKELSYRQQAANLLQDMGQRLNVSQLTINTAIVYMHRFYMVQSFTRFHRNVIAPAALFLAAKVEEQPRKLEHVIKVAHACLNPQEPSPDVRSDAYLQQAQDLVILESIILQTLAFEITIDHPHTHVVKCTQLVRVVPASKDLAQTSYFMATNSLHLTTFCLQYSPPVVACVCIHLACKWSNWEIPVSTDGKHWWEYVDPTVTLELLDELTHEFLQILEKTPSRLKRIRNWKAGGQTPKAKPKVQEEGDQRDTMMSMISMASSESTVAGLMSLSAPPSSSSSSSVGDKDRVASGSAQTWSGKGQAASEQQQQPPNHEVHTPAKVSLSEYRAKNADVLAAQKRKLENMEASVKRDYANAAQALIGQQQRKEKQQHHHQQSSSSSSEMSNPSPIILKIPLEKERHDRTSLKMRFPLAGGGGSGHSASARGQDQDIKVRIRVPEKQRGSSGEEGKSRDKHRERSNHHHHHHHHHHHSSSSGASLSSSHKHSSSSSGAVGSSKKVPSDSSRTSSSSSSTSRKRTHSQDATAGSHPASKISKSSRNPYQLPSLSSSSGQTLGHGPDILPALGLPHHQGSFSHSKGDKTDTNGHGATGGAQSNEYQDTFEMLNSLLSAQGVQPSQPSMFDYRSQYGDYRYSGGSRGSNSRPPPLPSEPPPPLPPLPK, from the exons ATGGCGGCTTCGTTTCGCTCGCTCCCTGCAAGCTGTAATAACAAATGGTACTACACCCGACAGCAGATCGACAACAGCCCATCTCGGCGAGCTGGACTTGATCCCGACAAGGAGCTGTCCTACAGGCAACAGGCGGCGAACCTCCTCCAGGACATGGGACAGCGGCTCAATGT GTCCCAACTCACAATTAATACAGCCATTGTCTACATGCACCGGTTCTACATGGTCCAGTCATTCACCAGATTTCACAGAAAT GTTATTGCTCCTGCTGCACTCTTCCTTGCTGCAAAGGTTGAGGAGCAGCCCCGTAAGCTGGAACATGTTATCAAGGTGGCACACGCATGCCTCAATCCTCAGGAGCCTTCACCAGATGTACGCAGTGAT GCCTATCTGCAACAAGCCCAAGACCTGGTCATTCTTGAGAGCATAATACTCCAGACCTTGG CTTTTGAAATCACCATTGACCATCCACATACTCATGTTGTCAAGTGCACTCAGCTTGTCAGA GTTGTTCCAGCGAGTAAGGACTTGGCTCAAACATCATACTTCATGGCCACAAACAG TCTGCACTTGACCACGTTCTGCCTGCAATATAGTCCTCCCGTTGTGgcctgtgtgtgcatccatCTTGCCTGCAAGTGGTCCAATTGGGAGATACCCGTGTCTACAGACGGCAAACACTGGTGGGAGTATGTTGATCCCACAGTCACCCTTGAGCTGCTGGATG AGCTCACACACGAGTTCCTGCAGATTCTGGAGAAAACACCCAGCCGGTTGAAACGGATTCGGAACTGGAAG GCTGGAGGTCAGACACCAAAAGCCAAGCCAAAAGTCCAGGAGGAGGGTGACCAGAGGGACACCATGATGAGCATGATCTCCATGGCCTCATCAGAGAGCACCGTGGCAGGCCTGATGAGCCTCTCagccccaccctcctcctcctcctcctcatctgtgGGTGACAAGGACAGGGTTGCATCTGGCAGCGCTCAGACTTGGAGTGGTAAAGGTCAGGCTGcatctgagcagcagcagcagccgcccaACCACGAGGTTCACACGCCAGCTAAGGTGTCGCTGAGTGAGTACCGTGCTAAGAACGCAGACGTCCTGGCCGCCCAGAAGCGGAAGCTAGAGAACATGGAGGCCAGTGTGAAGAGGGACTATGCCAACGCTGCCCAGGCTCTCATTggtcagcagcagaggaaagagaagcagcagcatcatcaccagcagtccagctcctcctcctctgaaatGTCCAACCCGTCACCCATTATTCTGAAAATCCCACTGGAGAAGGAGAGGCATGACAGGACCTCTCTGAAAATGCGTTTCCCCCTAGCTGGGGGAGGAGGCAGCGGGCACAGTGCCAGCGCCCGCGGTCAGGACCAGGACATAAAAGTCAGAATACGAGTGCCTGAGAAGCAAAGGGGGAGTTCAGGGGAGGAGGGCAAGAGCAGGGACAAGCACAGGGAACGGTCtaatcaccatcaccaccatcaccaccaccaccaccattcCTCCTCTAGTGGTGCCTCACTCTCCTCTTCACACAAACATTCGTCTAGTTCCAGTGGGGCCGTAGGAAGCAGCAAAAAAGTCCCCAGCGACTCCTCTAGAACAagctcttcatcctcttccacCTCACGTAAGAGGACACACTCCCAGGATGCTACAGCAGGCTCTCATCCTGCCTCTAAAATCAGCAAGTCCTCTAGGAATCCCTACCAGCTACCGtccctgtcttcctcctctgggCAAACTCTGGGGCACGGTCCTGACATTCTGCCCGCCCTGGGCCTTCCCCACCACCAAGGGAGCTTTTCGCACTCCAAAGGAGACAAGACAGACACTAACGGGCACGGTGCAACAGGTGGAGCGCAGTCAAACGAGTACCAGGACACTTTTGAAATGCTAAACTCACTTCTGAGCGCACAGGGGGTCCAGCCGTCCCAGCCGTCCATGTTTGACTACAGATCCCAGTACGGGGACTACCGGTACAGtggtggctccagagggagcaaCTCCAGGCCCCCTCCCTTGCCCTCAGAACCGCCTCCCCCTCTGCCACCGTTACCCAAATGA
- the ccnt1 gene encoding cyclin-T1 isoform X2 has product MAASFRSLPASCNNKWYYTRQQIDNSPSRRAGLDPDKELSYRQQAANLLQDMGQRLNVSQLTINTAIVYMHRFYMVQSFTRFHRNVIAPAALFLAAKVEEQPRKLEHVIKVAHACLNPQEPSPDVRSDAYLQQAQDLVILESIILQTLAFEITIDHPHTHVVKCTQLVRASKDLAQTSYFMATNSLHLTTFCLQYSPPVVACVCIHLACKWSNWEIPVSTDGKHWWEYVDPTVTLELLDELTHEFLQILEKTPSRLKRIRNWKAGGQTPKAKPKVQEEGDQRDTMMSMISMASSESTVAGLMSLSAPPSSSSSSSVGDKDRVASGSAQTWSGKGQAASEQQQQPPNHEVHTPAKVSLSEYRAKNADVLAAQKRKLENMEASVKRDYANAAQALIGQQQRKEKQQHHHQQSSSSSSEMSNPSPIILKIPLEKERHDRTSLKMRFPLAGGGGSGHSASARGQDQDIKVRIRVPEKQRGSSGEEGKSRDKHRERSNHHHHHHHHHHHSSSSGASLSSSHKHSSSSSGAVGSSKKVPSDSSRTSSSSSSTSRKRTHSQDATAGSHPASKISKSSRNPYQLPSLSSSSGQTLGHGPDILPALGLPHHQGSFSHSKGDKTDTNGHGATGGAQSNEYQDTFEMLNSLLSAQGVQPSQPSMFDYRSQYGDYRYSGGSRGSNSRPPPLPSEPPPPLPPLPK; this is encoded by the exons ATGGCGGCTTCGTTTCGCTCGCTCCCTGCAAGCTGTAATAACAAATGGTACTACACCCGACAGCAGATCGACAACAGCCCATCTCGGCGAGCTGGACTTGATCCCGACAAGGAGCTGTCCTACAGGCAACAGGCGGCGAACCTCCTCCAGGACATGGGACAGCGGCTCAATGT GTCCCAACTCACAATTAATACAGCCATTGTCTACATGCACCGGTTCTACATGGTCCAGTCATTCACCAGATTTCACAGAAAT GTTATTGCTCCTGCTGCACTCTTCCTTGCTGCAAAGGTTGAGGAGCAGCCCCGTAAGCTGGAACATGTTATCAAGGTGGCACACGCATGCCTCAATCCTCAGGAGCCTTCACCAGATGTACGCAGTGAT GCCTATCTGCAACAAGCCCAAGACCTGGTCATTCTTGAGAGCATAATACTCCAGACCTTGG CTTTTGAAATCACCATTGACCATCCACATACTCATGTTGTCAAGTGCACTCAGCTTGTCAGAG CGAGTAAGGACTTGGCTCAAACATCATACTTCATGGCCACAAACAG TCTGCACTTGACCACGTTCTGCCTGCAATATAGTCCTCCCGTTGTGgcctgtgtgtgcatccatCTTGCCTGCAAGTGGTCCAATTGGGAGATACCCGTGTCTACAGACGGCAAACACTGGTGGGAGTATGTTGATCCCACAGTCACCCTTGAGCTGCTGGATG AGCTCACACACGAGTTCCTGCAGATTCTGGAGAAAACACCCAGCCGGTTGAAACGGATTCGGAACTGGAAG GCTGGAGGTCAGACACCAAAAGCCAAGCCAAAAGTCCAGGAGGAGGGTGACCAGAGGGACACCATGATGAGCATGATCTCCATGGCCTCATCAGAGAGCACCGTGGCAGGCCTGATGAGCCTCTCagccccaccctcctcctcctcctcctcatctgtgGGTGACAAGGACAGGGTTGCATCTGGCAGCGCTCAGACTTGGAGTGGTAAAGGTCAGGCTGcatctgagcagcagcagcagccgcccaACCACGAGGTTCACACGCCAGCTAAGGTGTCGCTGAGTGAGTACCGTGCTAAGAACGCAGACGTCCTGGCCGCCCAGAAGCGGAAGCTAGAGAACATGGAGGCCAGTGTGAAGAGGGACTATGCCAACGCTGCCCAGGCTCTCATTggtcagcagcagaggaaagagaagcagcagcatcatcaccagcagtccagctcctcctcctctgaaatGTCCAACCCGTCACCCATTATTCTGAAAATCCCACTGGAGAAGGAGAGGCATGACAGGACCTCTCTGAAAATGCGTTTCCCCCTAGCTGGGGGAGGAGGCAGCGGGCACAGTGCCAGCGCCCGCGGTCAGGACCAGGACATAAAAGTCAGAATACGAGTGCCTGAGAAGCAAAGGGGGAGTTCAGGGGAGGAGGGCAAGAGCAGGGACAAGCACAGGGAACGGTCtaatcaccatcaccaccatcaccaccaccaccaccattcCTCCTCTAGTGGTGCCTCACTCTCCTCTTCACACAAACATTCGTCTAGTTCCAGTGGGGCCGTAGGAAGCAGCAAAAAAGTCCCCAGCGACTCCTCTAGAACAagctcttcatcctcttccacCTCACGTAAGAGGACACACTCCCAGGATGCTACAGCAGGCTCTCATCCTGCCTCTAAAATCAGCAAGTCCTCTAGGAATCCCTACCAGCTACCGtccctgtcttcctcctctgggCAAACTCTGGGGCACGGTCCTGACATTCTGCCCGCCCTGGGCCTTCCCCACCACCAAGGGAGCTTTTCGCACTCCAAAGGAGACAAGACAGACACTAACGGGCACGGTGCAACAGGTGGAGCGCAGTCAAACGAGTACCAGGACACTTTTGAAATGCTAAACTCACTTCTGAGCGCACAGGGGGTCCAGCCGTCCCAGCCGTCCATGTTTGACTACAGATCCCAGTACGGGGACTACCGGTACAGtggtggctccagagggagcaaCTCCAGGCCCCCTCCCTTGCCCTCAGAACCGCCTCCCCCTCTGCCACCGTTACCCAAATGA